In Colletotrichum destructivum chromosome 8, complete sequence, the following proteins share a genomic window:
- a CDS encoding Putative FAD dependent oxidoreductase, FAD/NAD(P)-binding domain superfamily, MTOX family — protein MANFLSRHAQPNASIVIVGAGVFGLGLAHELAHVRGYTNVTVLDRYLPPVPDGSSVDSSRIIRTEYADPLYARLAKEALDGWRHEYAPYYHECGFVLLTGRDDTPYTAKVRKERRAQHAAGKSLAQDFDADKADKAIKQLYPAVQAEIRGLAAMHNPEGGWADAGAAMQELARAASRAGVSFVTGKNGTVVGLTYDTSGKRVIGVKLLSEQEMPAAHVVLATGAWTNSLVSGVNRAITASSQPIGFVQLTPEEAAALASTPVMMNMTTGVFCFPPTPGTHVLKLARHGFGYATRISVSVASDGAGTAKQRVVSSPNLERDNSLSDFLPPDADEALRNGLRQFFPAFADRPWLRRRLCWYTETPTSDFVVSHHPRVDGLFFATGGSGHAFKFLPILGKYIADCFEGTASETLRQKWQISVSEDDDEMTMLGDGSRAGPPRRVLTREEQAKL, from the exons ATGGCTAACTTCCTTTCCCGCCATGCGCAGCCAAACGCCTCCATTGTCATCGTCGGAGCCGGCGTCTTTGGACTCGGTTTGGCCCACGAGCTGGCTCACGTCCGTGGCTACACCAACGTTACCGTACTTGACCGTTACCTGCCTCCTGTCCCTGACGGTAGCAGCGTTGACTCCTCCCGCATTATCAGAACGGAATATGCGGATCCCTTGTACGCCCGGCTTGCAAAAGAGGCACTCGACGGCTGGCGCCACGAATACGCGCCTTACTACCACGAATGCGGCTTTGTCTTGCTGACCGGCAGAGACGACACCCCATACACTGCCAAGGTTAGAAAGGAGCGACGTGCACAACACGCAGCGGGAAAGTCTCTGGCGCAAGACTTtgacgccgacaaggccgatAAGGCAATAAAGCAGCTATACCCGGCTGTGCAGGCTGAAATAAGGGGTCTAGCTGCTATGCACAATCCTGAAGGCGGCTGGGCCGATGCAGGTGCGGCAATGCAAGAGCTGGCGCGAGCAGCAAGCCGAGCTGGCGTGTCATTTGTCACGGGAAAGAACGGAACTGTTGTGGGACTGACGTACGACACCAGTGGAAAGCGAGTTATTGGGGTAAAGCTGCTGTCGGAGCAGGAAATGCCAGCCGCCCACGTCGTACTCGCAACAGGAGCGTGGACAAACAGCCTAGTTTCCGGTGTTAACCGCGCCATAACTGCGTCCAGCCAGCCCATCGGCTTTGTCCAACTTACTCCAGAGGAGGCGGCCGCTCTGGCATCAACTCCAGTCATGATGAACATGACGACGGGTGTCTTTTGCTTCCCTCCTACGCCAGGCACCCATGTGCTGAAGCTGGCCCGCCACGGATTTGGATACGCAACACGCATTTCGGTCTCAGTTGCTTCCGACGGCGCCGGAACCGCCAAGCAGCGGGTTGTATCATCGCCTAATTTGGAACGAGACAACTCTCTGTCTGACTTTCTACCTCCTGATGCCGATGAGGCACTCCGGAATGGTCTGCGCCAGTTCTTTCCAGCCTTTGCAGATCGGCCGTGGCTCCGAAGACGCCTCTGCTGGTACACAGAGACGCCAACAAGCGACTTCGTTGTAAGCCACCACCCCCGTGTTGATGGGCTTTTCTTTGCCACGGGTGGCTCGGGCCA TGCGTTTAAATTTCTCCCCATTCTTGGAAAATATATTGCCGACTGTTTTGAGGGCACCGCGTCGGAAACCTTGCGTCAGAAATGGCAAATCTCGGTGTcagaggacgatgatgaaaTGACAATGCTGGGTGACGGCAGCCGGGCAGGACCCCCTCGCCGAGTTTTAACAAGAGAAGAGCAGGCAAAGTTGTAA
- a CDS encoding Putative beta-ketoacyl synthase, thiolase, polyketide synthase, beta-ketoacyl synthase yields MSRRVARQTGPAHRLLLHVTQESLGMAGYTGDGVRYYVPRGHIRRTGDGRLARAQHEPPGRLLRDGRPARLRPWPAEPLLRLGRPVPLGGHGLLVQRRGSRSGRVGSPGPQMRHGRRRRVSIVTGGADVGMCAGLGSGGILGAPCTGTACKTFSAAAGGYTRGEAVAVIVLKRLSDARRCGDVVHGVIRGIATNLSTGTSPNITRPSVAAQVSLLRQVLHESLRSPADVSYVELHGSGTQGGDRAEMEAVAAVFGSGNNRQHYGRRRTNNHLRAGSIKANIGHSEGAAGITAVVKALVVLRYNRVPPNVGLGIGGGGLTPRSRPWMICGLASTWRKMSS; encoded by the coding sequence ATGTCGCGCCGCGTGGCGCGTCAGACGGGCCCGGCGCACCGGCTGCTACTCCATGTGACGCAAGAGTCATTGGGCATGGCGGGCTACACCGGCGACGGGGTCCGGTACTACGTGCCGCGTGGGCACATTCGTCGGACAGGCGACGGACGACTGGCGCGAGCACAACATGAACCCCCGGGACGCCTACTACGTGACGGGCGGCCTGCGCGCCTTCGGCCCTGGCCGGCTGAACCACTACTTCGGCTGGGACGGCCCGTCCCTCTCGGTGGACACGGCCTGCTCGTCCAGCGGCGTGGCTCTCGATCTGGCCGTGTAGGCTCTCCGGGGCCGCAAATGCgacatggccgtcgccggcgggtcagcatcgtcacgggcggcgccgacgtcggcatGTGCGCCGGCCTCGGAAGCGGCGGGATCCTCGGCGCCCCCTGCACCGGCACGGCCTGCAAGACGTTTAGCGCGGCAGCCGGCGGGTACACGCGGGGCGAGGcggtcgccgtcatcgtcctcaagAGGTTGAGCGACGCGCGCAGGTGCGGAGACGTGGTGCACGGCGTCATCCGAGGCATCGCGACCAACCtctcgacggggacgagTCCCAACATCACCCGaccgtcggtggcggcgcagGTGTCACTGCTGCGTCAGGTCCTGCACGAGTCCCTGAGGTCGCCCGCCGACGTCTCGTACGTGGAGCTGCATGGCTCGGGGACCCAGGGGGGCGACcgcgccgagatggaggccgTTGCAGCCGTCTTCGGCAGCGGTAATAATCGACAACATTATGGCAGGAGGCGAACCAACAACCACCTTCGGGCTGGCAGCATCAAGGCCAATATAGGGCATAGCGAAGGGGCGGCTGGCATCACAGCCGTTGTCAAGGCGCTGGTGGTATTGCGCTACAACCGCGTTCCTCCCAATGTCGGCCTTGGtatcgggggggggggcctaACCCCTCGTTCTCGCCCCTGGATGATCTGCGGACTCGCATCAACGTGGAGGAAGATGAGCTCGTGA
- a CDS encoding Putative aromatic-ring-hydroxylating dioxygenase, alpha subunit, rieske [2Fe-2S] iron-sulfur: MLKLFGLASSSPSGPKPSSSEAERRALPASWYRSEAMYELERRAIFSRQWLLLTHMLRVAKAGDYVSFNIAGFPFFVIRDRDGNVNAFHNICRHRAYPIIDHDSGTARTLFCKYHGWSYGLKGNLAKAPRFDTVPTFEKSENGLLPIHTHVDNLGFIWVNLEAGEKPSIAWHADLAADAQPRYAVHNLMRDYHFDHTWTMDGDYNWKALADNYNECYHCPTGHPGVNAVADLSQYYVETVGGQIRHFNTNKDEEDKTMAVISTYLFPNSSITVTPHFFYIQRCIPVSASKTKMEYDVYRHNSAGDEDFDRINQFYKQVLQEDKDLCNGAQKNLNNRIFINGQLHPEKEKGPLYFQDTVRELVMSHRAQEEKENGGKEIWPASPKPTQAMKTAKMLEEELFCAGLAAGPCQGPSELSQLAW, encoded by the exons ATGTTGAAACTTTTCGGTctcgcctcctcgtcgccgtctggGCCGAAaccctcgtcttcggagGCCGAGCGACGTGCCCTGCCAGCCTCATGGTATCGTTCCGAGGCCATGTACGAGCTTGAGCGCCGTGCCATCTTTTCCCGCCAATGGTTACTTCTCACACACATGCTCCGAGTTGCAAAGGCCGGTGACTATGTCTCCTTCAACATCGCTGGCTTTcccttcttcgtcattcGGGATCGCGATGGCAACGTCAATGCCTTTCACAACATCTGTCGCCATCGAGCCTACCCCATCATTGACCATGACAGTGGCACCGCTAGGACTTTGTTCTGCAAGTACCACGGCTGGTCGTACGGGCTGAAGGGCAACTTGGCCAAGGCACCACGTTTTGATACCGTCCCAACCTTCGAGAAGTCGGAAAACGGCCTGCTACCCATCCACACACACGTCGACAATCTAGGCTTTATATGGGTTAACCTCGAGGCGGGTGAAAAGCCGAGTATCGCTTGGCACGCAGATCTGGCCGCCGATGCCCAACCACGGTATGCTGTCCATAACCTCATGCGCGACTATCATTTTGATCACACCTGGACGATGGATGGTGATTATAACTGGAAGGCACTCGCCGACAACTACAACGAGTGCTACCACTGCCCGACAGGCCATCCTGGGGTCAATGCCGTGGCAGACCTCTCCCAATACTACGTTGAGACAGTCGGCGGGCAAATCCGACACTTCAATACCAAcaaggatgaagaggatAAGACTATGGCCGTTATAAGCACCTATCTATTTCCCAACTCGTCCATCACAGTAAC GCCTCATTTCTTCTACATTCAGCGCTGTATCCCTGTTTCTGCCTCGAAGACAAAAATGGAATACGACGTGTACAGACATAACAGCGCAGGCGACGAAGACTTTGACAGAATCAACCAGTTCTACAAGCAAGTTCTTCAGGAGGACAAGGACCTATGCAATGGTGCACAGAAGAACCTGAACAATCGCATCTTCATCAATGGACAGCTGCACccggagaaagaaaaa GGGCCACTCTATTTCCAGGATACGGTGCGCGAGCTTGTAATGAGCCACCGCGCgcaagaggagaaggagaatgGGGGCAAGGAAATCTGGCCCGCGTCACCCAAGCCCACCCAGGCAATGAAGACGGCCAAAATGCTCGAGGAAGAACTGTTTTGTGCTGGTCTGGCGGCGGGCCCTTGCCAAGGCCCTTCGGAGTTGAGCCAGTTGGCGTGGTAG
- a CDS encoding Putative major facilitator superfamily, MFS transporter superfamily, with protein sequence MTPEPVLDLSYAKKGKSANDNGSMLVASSSPMYESGNDLLGDEKMSPVMLNKIFLVNNVCFPNQDTPYKPAINEIGWTPFHLKLFFLNGFGYAVDSMAAMLQGIIATQAFVEIGGGGYPTGLTMALYAGLLVGALFWGFGADIIGRRMAFNITLLMAGASTLVAGAMPNWGALGLFVALLGFGAGGNLILDPAVFLEFLPFDKQWTITAMAAWWGLGQTLEGGIAWGFFSRDDWSCDTTTTTTPPEVCTWQNNKAWRLIMFTSGAIILTMSAARVLVVRLEETPKFLLSAGRDEELVANLQALATKYNRTCSLTTQQLEACGHLNVESTARKPHHKVGRQFLSHLRGLFVTRKIAISTSLIWLSWAMIGMAYPLFFVFLPSVISSRIASDPPTFYETWRDYTIVNFCAIFGPLIAGWLAEIKILGRRYTMVIGAIVTMALFFGYTAVSTAQQNLALSCTICKSRHPTLLMLYHNMFKIISKTTLSIAICINVYYGTLYAYTAEVLPSAHRTTGNGIAVAANRAMGLLSAVIAVVADTTTVTPLYICAALFFLLAVVSALLPFEPYGRRAS encoded by the exons ATGACTCCCGAACCTGTTCTTGATCTCTCCTACGCGAAGAAGGGGAAATCCGCAAATGACAATGGCTCTATGCTTGttgcctcttcttcgccgatGTATGAGAGCGGGAATGACCTTCTTGGAGACGAGAAGATGAGTCCCGTCATGCTCAACAAGATATTTCTGGTCAACAACGTATGCTTTCCGAACCAAGACACGCCCTACAAACCG GCAATCAATGAAATCGGCTGGACACCTTTCCACCTgaagctcttcttcctcaacgGCTTCGGGTACGCCGTCGACTCCATGGCTGCCATGCTACAGGGTATCATCGCCACCCAGGCCTTTGTCGAaattggcggcggcgggtacCCTACTGGCCTCACTATGGCCCTGTACGCCGGCCTCTTGGTTGGTGCGCTCTTCTGGGGGTTTGGTGCCGACATCATAGGTCGCCGAATGGCCTTCAACATCACGCTGCTCATGGCCGGGGCTTCCACGCTTGTTGCCGGCGCCATGCCGAACTGGGGCGCACTGGGGCTCTTTGTCGCCTTGCTCGGCTTTGGGGCGGGCGGTAATCTCATCTTGGACCCGGCCGTGTTTCTCGAGTTCTTGCCGTTCGACAAGCAGTGGACCATCACCGCCATGGCTGCCTGGTGGGGACTTGGGCAGACGTTAGAAGGTGGCATTGCTTGGGGATTCTTCT CCCGAGACGATTGGAGCTGcgacacgacgacgacgacaacgccccCCGAAGTCTGCACGTGGCAGAACAACAAGGCCTGGAGGCTTATTATGTTCACTTCCGGCGCCATAATCCTCACCATGTCTGCGGCGAGGGTTCTGGTCGTTCGGCTGGAGGAAACGCCAAAGTTTCTCCTCAGTGCCGGCCGTGACGAGGAACTCGTAGCCAACTTGCAGGCCCTCGCAACAAAATACAACAGAACGTGCTCGCTGACCACGCAGCAACTGGAAGCTTGTGGCCATCTCAACGTCGAATCCACGGCGAGAAAGCCGCACCACAAAGTCGGTAGACAGTTTCTGAGCCATCTGCGCGGACTCTTCGTCACGCGGAAGATAGCCATCTCTACTAGCCTGATCTGGCTTTCATGGGCAATGATTGGCATGGCGTACCCTCTATTCTTCGTGTTCTTGCC GTCTGTGATCAGCAGTCGCATTGCGTCTGATCCGCCTACCTTTTACGAAACATGGCGAGACTACACCATTGTCAACTTTTGCGCTATCTTCGGGCCTCTTATTGCAGGTTGGCTTGCCGAAATCAAAATTCTCGGACGCCGGTACACGATGGTGATAGGCGCAATTGTGACCATGGCCCTTTTCTTTGGCTACACTGCCGTgagcacggcgcagcagAACCTTGCTTTAAGTTGTACCATTTGTAAGTCTCGACACCCTACCCTCCTCATGCTCTATCACAATATGTTCAAGATCATTTCTAAGACCACACTTTCCATAGCTATTTGCATCAATGTCTACTATGGAACTCTCTACGCCTATACCGCGGAGGTCCTTCCGTCGGCTCATCGCACCACAGGTAACGGTATCGCAGTCGCTGCCAACCGAGCTATGGGGCTCTTGTCAGCAGTCATTGCCGTTGTTGCGGATACGACGACAGTGACGCCGTTGTACATTTGTGCCGCCctgttttttcttcttgctgttgtCTCTGCTCTACTTCCGTTTGAGCCGTACGGTCGACGTGCGTCGTAA